A part of Xenopus tropicalis strain Nigerian chromosome 4, UCB_Xtro_10.0, whole genome shotgun sequence genomic DNA contains:
- the LOC116410228 gene encoding uncharacterized protein LOC116410228 produces the protein MSLRSGKKYIPDDEPPMRQHGREKASAQQDELRSHASKSSRSSKMSAASSLALKTRAKAEATRVQLAFAEKEANVKRTIAEKQASMKRENAEREREMAEAEAELQILQCQREAAAAAAEAAAYLETYSSESEGTHEGPEMPEKPLSPAERASEYVQRVSSMPTTERSIKTEPAEVYRPKPAAVTSTPRQHYSASDVKPARKYPAEYPRDRIQSFPLPQPKDCVPEQQCIQDITKYLLRKEAVNSSFIKFDDSPENYWAWKSSFQNAIKDLNLSASETLDLMIKWLSTESAEHAKSMRRVHLFNPSAGFDMAWQRLEKKYGSPEVIQRTLQKRLDAFPKLTNKDAKKLEQLGDLLEIECAKEEGYLRGLTYLDNAIGLNPTVEKLPYHMQLKWASVGTKYKAETGDDFPQVCAATSTDEE, from the coding sequence ATGAGTCTGAGATCGGGGAAGAAGTATATACCTGATGATGAGCCCCCCATGAGACAGCATGGCAGGGAGAAAGCTAGCGCCCAGCAAGATGAGTTACGGTCACATGCGTCCAAATCATCTAGGTCTAGCAAGATGTCTGCAGCGAGTTCCCTAGCACTCAAAACACGAGCGAAGGCAGAGGCCACACGTGTACAGCTAGCCTTTGCAGAAAAAGAAGCTAATGTGAAAAGAACAATAGCAGAAAAACAGGCTAGCATGAAAAGAGAAAAcgcagaaagagaaagagaaatggCAGAAGCAGAAGCAGAGCTGCAAATTCTGCAGTGTCAGAGAGAAGCTGCCGCAGCAGCAGCTGAAGCTGCGGCCTACCTAGAAACATATTCATCAGAGAGTGAGGGAACCCATGAAGGCCCAGAAATGCCGGAGAAACCTCTTTCCCCTGCAGAACGTGCAAGTGAGTACGTTCAGCGGGTTTCTAGTATGCCAACCACTGAACGGTCGATTAAAACTGAGCCAGCAGAAGTATATAGGCCTAAGCCGGCAGCAGTTACAAGTACACCAAGGCAGCACTACAGCGCTAGTGATGTCAAACCAGCTAGAAAATATCCAGCAGAATACCCAAGAGACAGAATTCAGAGTTTCCCATTGCCTCAGCCTAAAGATTGTGTGCCTGAGCAACAATGCATACAAGATATCACTAAATATCTGCTACGCAAAGAAGCAGTTAACTCAAGCTTCATCAAGTTTGATGACTCCCCTGAAAATTACTGGGCCTGGAAGTCCTCCTTCCAGAATGCAATCAAAGATTTGAACCTTTCAGCCTCAGAGACACTTGACCTGATGATAAAATGGCTAAGTACAGAGTCAGCCGAACATGCAAAAAGTATGCGCAGAGTGCATTTGTTCAACCCTTCAGCAGGATTTGATATGGCTTGGCAGAGACTAGAGAAAAAATATGGCTCACCTGAAGTAATTCAGCGAACATTACAAAAAAGGTTAGATGCCTTCCCCAAGCTGACCAACAAAGATGCCAAAAAACTAGAACAATTGGGAGATCTTCTGGAGATAGAGTGTGCTAAAGAAGAAGGATATCTGAGAGGTTTAACATACTTGGACAATGCTATTGGCCTTAATCCCACGGTGGAGAAACTACCATACCACATGCAATTAAAGTGGGCATCTGTTGGAACCAAGTATAAAGCTGAAACAGGAGACGATTTTCCCCAGGTTTGTGCAGCAACAAGCACAGATGAAGAATGA